The Pseudomonas sp. FP198 genomic interval ATCGACTTCGAAAACTCCGAAGGCAACCTGGGCATCGCCAACGCGCTGTTCCAGCACTTGGCGAGCAAGCTGCCGATTTCCCGCTGGCAGCGCGACCTGACCGACTCCACCGTGCTGCGCAACCTGGGCGTAGGTTTTGCCCACAGCGTCATCGCCTACGAGGCCAGCCTCAAGGGCATCAGCAAGCTGGAACTGAACGAGCAGAAAATCGCCGCCGACCTGGATGCCTGCTGGGAAGTCCTGGCCGAGCCGATCCAGACCGTGATGCGTCGCTATAACATCGAAAACCCCTATGAAAAGCTGAAGGAACTGACCCGTGGCAAGGGCATCAGCCCGGACGCGTTGCAGACTTTCATCGATGGCCTGGACATGCCTGCCGAGGCCAAGGCAGAGCTGAAGAAGCTGACCCCGGCCAGCTACATCGGCAACGCGGCGGCACAAGCCAAGCGCATCTGACACATCGCTTCACCTTTGAGACGCCCGGCCGCGCCGGGCGTTTTTATTCGCGTCTGAAAAGTATATTTTTTCAATAGGTTACACATGAATTCTGACATTCCACTGCAACTCCTGGGCGGTATCACGGCACGGGAGTTCCTGCGCGACTACTGGCAGAAGAAACCCCTGCTGATCCGCCAGGCCATTCCTGACTTCGAAAGCCCGATCGACGCCGACGAACTGGCCGGCCTTGCGCTTGAGGAAGAGATCGAGTCACGCCTGGTGATCGAACACGGCGAGCGCCCCTGGGAATTGCGTCGCGGTCCGTTCGCCGAAGACGAATTCAGCAAACTGCCGGAGCGCGAGTGGACCCTGCTGGTGCAGGCGGTCGATCAATTCGTGCCGGAAGTCAGCGAGCTGCTGGAGCATTTCCGCTTTTTGCCGAGCTGGCGCATCGACGATGTGATGATCAGCTTCGCTGCCCCAGGTGGCGGCGTCGGCCCGCATTTCGACAACTACGATGTGTTCCTGCTGCAGGGCCACGGCAAGCGCAACTGGAAAATCGGCCAGATGTGCAACTCCGAAAGCCCGCTGCTGCCCCATGCAGACCTGCGCATCCTCGCCGATTTCGAGGCGACCGAGGAATGGGTCCTGGAACCTGGCGACATGCTCTACCTGCCGCCGCGCCTGGCCCACTGCGGCGTCGCCGTGGATGACTGCATGACCTATTCGGTGGGTTTCCGCGCACCGAGCGCCGCCGAGGTGCTGACCCATTTCACCGACTTCCTCAGCCAGTTCCTGCCGGACGAAGAGCGCTACACCGACGCCGATGCGCGGCCTGTCGCCGATCCGCATCAGATCCAGCATGACGCCCTGGACCGCCTCAAGGGCCTGCTGGCCGAGCACATGAGCGACGAGCGCCTGCTGCTGACCTGGTTCGGCCAGTTCATGACCGAGCCGCGCTATCCGGAACTGGTCGTCGGCCCGGAGCTGGAAGAAGACGATCTGCTGGCCGGCCTGGAACAGGGCGCGGTGATCATTCGCAACCCAAGCGCTCGCCTGGCCTGGTCGGAAGTCGATGACGACCTGCTGCTGTTCGCCAGCGGCCAGAGCCGTTATTTGCCGGGCAAATTGCGCGACCTGCTGAAGATGATCTGTGCCGCCGACGCGCTGCACATCGAAAACCTCGGCCCCTGGCTGGCCGACGAGGACGGTCGCGGCCTCATTCATGAGTTGGTCAAGCAAGGTAGCCTGGGGTTCGCCGATGAATAAAATTCACGTTCGTGTCGCAGACTGGCAAAAGGATAACGCCGAGATCCGGCGCATTCGTGAAGCGGTATTCATTGCCGAGCAATCCGTGCCGCCGGAGCTGGAGTGGGATTCGGACGATCAGGATGCCGTGCATTTCCTGGCCTTCGAAGGCGACTTCCCCATCGGCACCGCGCGCTTGTTGACTGAAGGCCATATCGGCCGCGTCTCGGTCCTCAAGGATTGGCGCGGCCTGAAGGTCGGCGATGCGCTGATGCATGCAGCAATCGCCGAGGCCGAGAAGCGCGGGCTCAAGCAGCAGATGCTCAGCGCCCAGGTGCACGCCACGCCGTTCTACGAGCGACTGGGTTTCGCGGTGGTCAGCGAGGAGTTTCTCGAAGCCGGGATTCCTCACGTGGACATGGTCCGTCATTCGGCCTGAAGACCGTGGTGCGGCCATCGCGAGCAAGCTCGCTCCCACAGGGGCCAGCGGCGAACCTATGATTTGCGTACACTCGCGACTCATGTGGGAGCGAGCTTGCTCGCGATGAGGCCCTGAAGCCAT includes:
- a CDS encoding GNAT family N-acetyltransferase, whose amino-acid sequence is MNKIHVRVADWQKDNAEIRRIREAVFIAEQSVPPELEWDSDDQDAVHFLAFEGDFPIGTARLLTEGHIGRVSVLKDWRGLKVGDALMHAAIAEAEKRGLKQQMLSAQVHATPFYERLGFAVVSEEFLEAGIPHVDMVRHSA
- a CDS encoding cupin domain-containing protein, with the protein product MNSDIPLQLLGGITAREFLRDYWQKKPLLIRQAIPDFESPIDADELAGLALEEEIESRLVIEHGERPWELRRGPFAEDEFSKLPEREWTLLVQAVDQFVPEVSELLEHFRFLPSWRIDDVMISFAAPGGGVGPHFDNYDVFLLQGHGKRNWKIGQMCNSESPLLPHADLRILADFEATEEWVLEPGDMLYLPPRLAHCGVAVDDCMTYSVGFRAPSAAEVLTHFTDFLSQFLPDEERYTDADARPVADPHQIQHDALDRLKGLLAEHMSDERLLLTWFGQFMTEPRYPELVVGPELEEDDLLAGLEQGAVIIRNPSARLAWSEVDDDLLLFASGQSRYLPGKLRDLLKMICAADALHIENLGPWLADEDGRGLIHELVKQGSLGFADE